In Hyphomicrobiales bacterium, a single window of DNA contains:
- the hflK gene encoding FtsH protease activity modulator HflK produces MPWSNQNGGGWKGGGNGGPWGSGGGNNGGPWGQGPQRGGGGGGGNQPPDLEELLRRTQDKLRTAFPSGPGSTLVVIGVIAAILLLWGVKAVYQVQPDEVGVELLFGKPKNEISGQGIHFHWWPVETVEKVKIIENKEQIGSFVGGVDRRNTDDSGLMLSGDQNIVNVDFSVLWRVQDPGPYLFNVRAPGDLVRRVGESAMREIVGRRPAEDVFRRDREGIEADVLALMQSSLDSYKAGIAISGVKLEAAEPPTEVADAFEEVQRAEQDEDRFMREAERYRNQRLGEARGKASEIREEAKGYKGRVTKEAEGEAQRFLSVYNEYAKAADVTKKRLYLETMERILNRSNKVILEGNAGSGVLPYLPLTELTKGTRGEAAKQ; encoded by the coding sequence ATGCCTTGGAGCAACCAGAACGGCGGAGGCTGGAAGGGCGGCGGCAACGGCGGCCCTTGGGGCTCCGGCGGCGGCAACAATGGCGGTCCGTGGGGTCAGGGACCCCAGCGCGGCGGCGGTGGCGGCGGTGGTAACCAGCCGCCCGATCTCGAGGAGTTGCTGCGGCGCACGCAGGACAAGCTGCGCACCGCGTTTCCGAGCGGTCCGGGCTCGACGCTGGTCGTTATCGGTGTGATTGCCGCGATCCTCCTTCTGTGGGGCGTTAAGGCGGTCTACCAGGTGCAGCCGGACGAGGTCGGCGTCGAACTTCTCTTCGGCAAGCCGAAGAACGAAATCAGCGGCCAGGGCATTCACTTCCACTGGTGGCCGGTCGAGACGGTCGAAAAGGTCAAGATCATCGAAAACAAGGAGCAAATCGGCTCCTTCGTCGGTGGCGTCGACCGCCGTAACACCGATGACAGCGGACTGATGCTGTCGGGCGACCAGAATATCGTCAACGTCGATTTCTCGGTGCTGTGGCGGGTCCAGGACCCGGGTCCCTATCTCTTCAATGTGCGCGCGCCGGGAGATCTGGTGCGCCGTGTCGGCGAAAGCGCGATGCGTGAAATCGTCGGTCGCCGCCCGGCGGAAGACGTGTTCCGTCGCGATCGTGAAGGCATCGAAGCCGACGTGCTGGCGCTGATGCAGTCCTCGCTCGATTCCTACAAGGCCGGCATCGCGATTTCGGGCGTCAAGCTGGAGGCGGCGGAACCGCCGACCGAAGTGGCGGACGCGTTCGAAGAAGTGCAGCGCGCCGAGCAGGATGAGGATCGCTTCATGCGGGAAGCCGAACGCTACCGTAACCAGCGTCTCGGCGAGGCGCGCGGTAAGGCGTCCGAGATCCGTGAAGAGGCGAAGGGCTACAAGGGCCGCGTCACCAAGGAGGCCGAAGGTGAAGCGCAACGCTTCCTGTCGGTCTACAACGAGTATGCCAAGGCCGCGGACGTGACCAAGAAGCGTCTCTATCTGGAGACCATGGAACGCATCCTCAACAGATCCAACAAGGTGATTCTCGAGGGCAATGCGGGATCGGGCGTGCTGCCGTACCTGCCGCTGACCGAGTTGACCAAGGGCACCCGTGGAGAGGCCGCGAAACAATGA
- a CDS encoding diacylglycerol kinase → MLVAAVAENGVIGRDGDMPWRLSTDLKRFKALTLGKPMIMGRKTFESIGKALPGRDTVVVTRSTDFAADGVLVAHSLDEALVVAQECAATRGADEIAIVGGGDIYAQAMPLATRLHITHVHASPDGDTIFPQIDAAEWAASHTEDVPAGERDTASTRYVVYERR, encoded by the coding sequence ATGCTCGTCGCTGCGGTTGCCGAAAACGGCGTCATCGGCCGGGATGGCGACATGCCCTGGCGGTTGTCGACAGATCTGAAGCGCTTCAAGGCGCTCACCCTCGGCAAGCCGATGATCATGGGGCGCAAGACCTTCGAGTCGATCGGCAAGGCATTGCCCGGCCGTGACACGGTCGTGGTCACGCGCTCCACCGACTTTGCTGCCGACGGTGTCCTCGTTGCCCATTCGCTCGATGAGGCACTCGTCGTTGCGCAGGAATGCGCCGCCACGCGCGGGGCTGATGAAATCGCCATCGTCGGCGGTGGCGACATCTACGCGCAGGCGATGCCGCTGGCGACGAGACTCCACATCACGCATGTCCATGCAAGCCCGGACGGGGATACGATTTTCCCTCAGATCGATGCCGCTGAATGGGCTGCATCGCACACCGAAGATGTCCCGGCAGGCGAGCGCGATACGGCCTCAACACGCTATGTCGTTTACGAGCGGCGCTAA
- a CDS encoding GNAT family N-acetyltransferase, which yields MSLTIRPARAGDAGLILALIRELADYEKLAHEVVCDEAMLEASLFGDTPRVFSDIAEWDGEPAGFVLWFYNYSTFLGRHGLYLEDLFVRPSHRRYGIGTSLLKHLAQRCVDEGLGRFEWSVLDWNAPARDFYKVLGADSMDEWIGQRVTGEALAKLAGGKS from the coding sequence ATGAGCCTGACGATCCGTCCCGCACGCGCCGGCGATGCCGGCCTCATCCTCGCGCTGATCCGTGAGCTTGCCGACTACGAGAAGCTCGCCCACGAAGTCGTCTGCGATGAAGCGATGCTGGAAGCGTCATTGTTCGGCGATACGCCGCGCGTGTTCAGCGACATCGCCGAATGGGACGGCGAGCCGGCCGGTTTCGTGCTGTGGTTCTACAATTATTCGACCTTCCTCGGCCGTCACGGCCTCTATCTCGAGGATTTGTTCGTGCGGCCGAGCCATCGCCGCTACGGCATCGGCACGTCGCTGCTGAAGCATCTCGCGCAGCGTTGCGTCGACGAGGGGCTCGGACGGTTCGAGTGGTCGGTGCTCGACTGGAACGCGCCGGCGCGCGACTTCTACAAGGTGCTCGGCGCGGACTCGATGGACGAGTGGATCGGCCAGCGGGTCACCGGTGAAGCGCTTGCAAAGCTCGCGGGAGGCAAGTCGTGA
- a CDS encoding thymidylate synthase — MRAYLDLLQRILDEGVDKEDRTGVGTRSVFGHQMRFDLADGFPMLTTKKLHLKSIIHELLWFLAGDTNVATLNAVGVSIWDEWADENGDLGPVYGRQWRSWATPDGKSIDQISWVLEEIRRNPDSRRLIVSAWNPADIEHMALPPCHCLFQFYVADDRLSCQLYQRSADVFLGVPFNIASYALLTMMMAQATGLKAGDFVHSFGDVHLYRNHFDQAQLQLSREPRALPTMTLNPDVTSLFDFTFEDFTLTDYDPHAHIKAPVAV, encoded by the coding sequence GTGCGCGCCTATCTCGATCTTTTGCAGCGAATTCTCGACGAAGGCGTCGACAAGGAGGACCGCACCGGCGTCGGCACCCGTTCGGTGTTCGGCCACCAGATGCGGTTCGATCTGGCCGACGGCTTTCCGATGCTGACCACCAAGAAGCTGCATCTGAAATCGATCATCCACGAATTGCTGTGGTTCCTTGCCGGCGACACCAATGTGGCGACGCTGAACGCGGTCGGCGTGTCGATCTGGGATGAATGGGCTGACGAGAACGGCGATCTCGGTCCGGTCTACGGCCGTCAGTGGCGCTCCTGGGCGACGCCGGACGGCAAGAGCATCGACCAGATCAGCTGGGTGCTCGAGGAAATCCGGCGCAATCCGGATTCGCGCCGGCTCATCGTGTCGGCCTGGAACCCGGCCGATATCGAGCACATGGCGCTGCCGCCTTGCCATTGCCTGTTCCAGTTCTACGTCGCCGACGACCGGTTGTCGTGCCAGCTCTACCAGCGCTCGGCGGACGTGTTCCTTGGCGTGCCGTTCAACATCGCTTCCTACGCGCTCTTGACCATGATGATGGCGCAGGCGACCGGCCTGAAGGCGGGCGATTTCGTGCATTCGTTCGGCGACGTGCACCTCTACCGCAACCATTTCGACCAGGCACAGCTGCAGCTCAGCCGCGAGCCACGCGCGCTGCCGACCATGACGCTCAACCCGGATGTCACCTCGCTGTTCGACTTCACTTTCGAGGATTTCACGCTGACGGATTACGATCCGCATGCGCACATCAAGGCGCCCGTCGCCGTCTAG